Within Citrus sinensis cultivar Valencia sweet orange chromosome 1, DVS_A1.0, whole genome shotgun sequence, the genomic segment tgttcgttgttgcatattttaagtgatatgtttcatgttggttgtgcaatgtttcatgtactgatttttcaaaataccccggaattttttttttttgcacccgtttcatgtttacgttctatgtttcatgtttgatgttctatgtttcatgttcactgttacagagggactcatattttatgttcgttgttgcatattttaagtgatatgtttcatgttggttgtgcaatgtttcatgtactgatttttcaaaataccccggaatttttttttttgcacccgtttcatgtttacgttctttgtttcatgtttgatgttctatgtttcatgttttatgtttcatgttcactgttacggagggactcatattttatgttcgttgttgcatattttaagtgatatgtttcatgttggttgtgcaatgtttcatgtactgatttttcaaaataccccggaattttttttttttgcacccgtttcatgtttacgttctatgtttcatgtttgatgttctatgtttcatgttttacGTTGTATGTTCACTGTTATTGaggtactcatattttatgtttgctGTTGCATAATTTAAGTAAGATGTTTCGTGTTTGTTGTTTAATGTTCCATGTACGTATTTTcgaaatgtattaattttttgcacCTACTCTATAGTATATTTATTGTTGCATTTATAACTCACTAACTATTGAACCAATTAATGGCATTGTTCATTCCTTCATAAATATacctatttatatatatatatatatatatatatatttccatTTTAAATGCCACCTACCTACCATAACTCACTCACCTTAGATCAACATTTTCTTTCGCCTGCATAGCTACTACAGGTGCAAATTTCAGCCATTGCAAAATCTCAGTGTTGTTTCTCAAGTAAGTGTTTAtgacttaaatattttttttatctcaattttatttttattttttaatatatgaattacaTTAAACTGATGTTGGATGAATGTGGATTGATTTTTACAAATATACCCATTGTCATTGTATTTTGATCActgtattttatttgttttgttaaatttcGTGCTATTACCTTTCAAGATTTACAGATGAGTAAATCCTCTGATAATCTTAAGTTACCTTGGACCAATGTACTTGGAGCTCAGTTTGATTCAGTAGAAGATGCAGATGCATGGTACATGAACTATTCAAGATTGGTTGGTTTTAGTGTTAGAAAAAATGAGCTTCGTCGTTCCAAGTCTGGACAAACTACGATCCGTCGGTGGGTTTGTAATTTGGAAGGATATAGGGctgaaaaatatttggcaAATGATAATAGAGTGCGGGAACCAAGACCAATAACGCGTACGGGTTGTAAAGCATCATTTCGAGTGAATTACGACAATTCTAGTGGCAAGTTTACTGTGACAGAATTTAAAACTGAGCACAATCATCCGTTGACTTCTCCGAATGAAGTACATCTCCTTCGTTCACATCGACATGTTAGTGAAGGAGATCTTGCTCAAGCTAAGGCATTGAGGCATGTTGGCGTGAAGACATGCCAAGTTGTGGATTACATGGGTGATCAAGTTGGGGGTTCACATAATCTCAGGTTCAAGCGTAAGGATTTGCAAAATAGATTAGATGCAGATAGAAGTGCTGAAATTGGTGATACTGATTCCGTGGCAACTATAGCATATTTCACGGCAAAATCTGATAATGATCCTGGTCTATATCATGAGTACACATTAGATGATGAAAATAGGTTAAGAAACTTGTTTTGGACCGACTACATGGCACGGTATGATTATGAATGCTTCGGTGATGTTTTGGCGTTTGATGCGACATACAAAACTAATGCATATCAGAAACCACTTGTGACCCTTGTTGGCACTAACCATCATCGTAGGACTACAGTTTTTGGATTTGGCCTATTGGGCGATGAGACCGTTGAATCATACACATGGTTACTCCAAACTTTTTTGTCTGCTATGGGTAATCGAAAGCCGAAGTCCGTGATTACTGATGGCGATAAAGCAATGGCAAAGGCTATTAAGACAGTTTTTTTTGGAGCTACTCACCGTCTTTGTTGCTGGCATTTAGAGAGAAATGCACaagcaaatattaaaaacGAAGACTTCACTCGTAAATTTCGTGATCTTATGTTGACAGGCATGAGTGCAGGTGAATTTGACCAGCGGTGGTTTGCTTTAGTTGATGAGTTTAAGCTACACGAACATGGTTGGGTTAAACAAATGTATGCAAAGCGACATAAATGGGCCGAAGCTTTTCTTAAAGGAACATTTTTTGCTGGTATGCGAAGCACTCAACGGTGTGAAAGTATTCATTGTTATCTCAATCGTTTTCTACAGTACAggttaaaattatatgaatttgtGCTACAAATTGATCGCGCACTCCGCAACATTCGAACCACCGAAGTTCAAGATgagtttaaaacaaaatttagtaCTCCTGTGTTGACCACACACTTACGCAGCCTAGAAAAGCATGCTACAAATGTTTTCCCAATTAGCGTATTTCATTGGATTAGGGAAGAAATTCGTCAAGAAGCCACTTTGATTCAGTTTGAAGCCTTGAACTGCACTGATACTAACTACTACACGCTGACACAATTTGGGAACGTAGACATAAAGTGGACAGTGGTATATAATAAACCCACTAACAAAATCGATTGCTCTTGTCAAATGATGGATTCTGCTGGAATCCCATGTCGACACATGTTTCATGTCATGAAAGTGGAACAATTTAGAAACATCCCTGATAATATGATTCTTCATCGGTGGACAAAAAAGGCGAAGGATTATACATCGTGCAACTTAGCCCGATCACAAGTTGATAGTGAGATTTCCGATGTTGCTAGATTCAGTTCTTTGAGCACCGCAACTAACAAAATGTGTTTCTATGCGGCAAAAAACGAGCACTCATATAAAGAAGCTTTAGCTGCGATCAATCAATTGacatcaaaatttcaagaactGTTTGGAGGACAGAGAACTTGCCATCAAAGTTCTGTATACGGTCCACAAACAAAATCCACGGTACTAGATCCAGTTGTGGTCAGGACAAAAGGTGGTGCgacaagattaaaaaaatcccCTTCAAACAACAGGAAGTGTAGCGTTTGTACACAGCCTGGCCATACAGCAAGAAGATGTCCTATTGCCAGTAATAGCGCGAGgtatttaatatgtttttatgtttgtCTTTGACTGTTTGATCCATTTATGGTCTCAATATTAAGTGTTATTCACGATTGATTATTTGCAGGAGTAGCGAAGCCAATGCTGCTAACAACGACAGTTGGGGTACATCTATATTAGCTCGCTCGAGTGAACATTTTTCATTCTACAACAGTGAAGCCTCATATGAAATAGAAACTCAAAA encodes:
- the LOC107177922 gene encoding protein FAR1-RELATED SEQUENCE 5-like translates to MSKSSDNLKLPWTNVLGAQFDSVEDADAWYMNYSRLVGFSVRKNELRRSKSGQTTIRRWVCNLEGYRAEKYLANDNRVREPRPITRTGCKASFRVNYDNSSGKFTVTEFKTEHNHPLTSPNEVHLLRSHRHVSEGDLAQAKALRHVGVKTCQVVDYMGDQVGGSHNLRFKRKDLQNRLDADRSAEIGDTDSVATIAYFTAKSDNDPGLYHEYTLDDENRLRNLFWTDYMARYDYECFGDVLAFDATYKTNAYQKPLVTLVGTNHHRRTTVFGFGLLGDETVESYTWLLQTFLSAMGNRKPKSVITDGDKAMAKAIKTVFFGATHRLCCWHLERNAQANIKNEDFTRKFRDLMLTGMSAGEFDQRWFALVDEFKLHEHGWVKQMYAKRHKWAEAFLKGTFFAGMRSTQRCESIHCYLNRFLQYRLKLYEFVLQIDRALRNIRTTEVQDEFKTKFSTPVLTTHLRSLEKHATNVFPISVFHWIREEIRQEATLIQFEALNCTDTNYYTLTQFGNVDIKWTVVYNKPTNKIDCSCQMMDSAGIPCRHMFHVMKVEQFRNIPDNMILHRWTKKAKDYTSCNLARSQVDSEISDVARFSSLSTATNKMCFYAAKNEHSYKEALAAINQLTSKFQELFGGQRTCHQSSVYGPQTKSTVLDPVVVRTKGGATRLKKSPSNNRKCSVCTQPGHTARRCPIASNSARSSEANAANNDSWGTSILARSSEHFSFYNSEASYEIETQNECGSSSQPCSESTDHLWNNSSMPPSMGNLSNRIASIEQESYGTKPASRLVRTGKPNSCKRALERIRLAGWREPAGRIRARALWHESGLPVSDNRHAGSCQSRKIKITKPACRLAETGKLDSFQRPLARIRLAGCGQPASRFREFYLSTLARNRHAGCPKPAGRIRARVL